A genomic stretch from Ovis canadensis isolate MfBH-ARS-UI-01 breed Bighorn chromosome 5, ARS-UI_OviCan_v2, whole genome shotgun sequence includes:
- the FNDC9 gene encoding fibronectin type III domain-containing protein 9, protein MNIKVGNVSYTGAIISWSSSEPCLEDYYHIMYRPNWNSIFSGYLRYSFHHEEKVPQTISSVVLEHLTPSTLYFLCISCKKILFPYRHYCTMFHTLDKTPLAAGSSLVDPQISLWVLMAILLACFTAVLAFICLQFWCIRCHEPRRSYRAGHMEGANGLVRWPEEAPGLGQGDEGLQGLPLVELPHKNSGEDAEPEAEAAAVEVRQHAPDAGALQREGGGQAALPRFG, encoded by the coding sequence ATGAACATCAAGGTTGGGAACGTTTCTTATACGGGAGCCATCATTTCCTGGTCGTCCTCGGAGCCCTGCCTGGAGGACTATTACCATATTATGTATAGGCCCAATTGGAACAGCATCTTCTCTGGCTATCTTCGCTACAGCTTCCATCACGAGGAGAAGGTGCCTCAAACAATCAGCTCCGTGGTGCTGGAACACCTCACCCCTTCTACCCTCTACTTCCTGTGCATCAGCTGCAAGAAGATTCTCTTCCCCTACAGGCACTACTGCACCATGTTCCACACCCTGGATAAGACTCCACTGGCCGCTGGAAGCTCCCTGGTGGACCCCCAGATCTCGCTCTGGGTGCTGATGGCCATTCTGCTGGCTTGCTTCACGGCAGTCTTAGCCTTCATCTGCCTCCAGTTCTGGTGCATCCGGTGCCACGAACCTCGACGGTCTTACAGAGCCGGCCACATGGAGGGAGCCAATGGGCTGGTGAGATGGCCAGAGGAGGCCCCAGGGCTAGGTCAGGGGGACGAAGGCCTGCAGGGGCTCCCCCTGGTGGAGCTGCCACACAAAAACTCTGGAGAAGATGCGGAAccagaagctgaagctgcagcagTGGAAGTTCGACAGCATGCCCCTGATGCGGGTGCCTtgcagagggagggaggtggtcaGGCTGCATTGCCTCGTTTTGGGTAG